A DNA window from Onychostoma macrolepis isolate SWU-2019 chromosome 13, ASM1243209v1, whole genome shotgun sequence contains the following coding sequences:
- the wu:fj13e08 gene encoding uncharacterized protein wu:fj13e08, which yields MEQGLPSAKAVSQHFMNGWLKSEEDSSLTLQSDFIKSEIQVKVEPDQDDSSMLDVNELGTLSRSQGNVKEEFLDLGLQILPTGLMPPVEMEEELEITANTHTSPDKPLNRRTDASSKRKKCTDKKRTSRKRKSTEPSEQVKPTKMNSDVSSERMKSLIMQGNAAQHPEKAVLSMVCLKKPAAEVTNTLREEYESIAAPDLESEVSDSDGPDLTEGQETVLTDFEFSSEESSDEESEDRSSRWSKGDSYWSKYPPQSETMTSQSCPGPAPGSSVETPKDAWELFMSENIIDEILQCTNLGGLRAALAKGKVWQKITKEELKAFIGLSLLIGVERSCDVPIRELFMDPLQNPLYRATMSVGRYQDLHRFLQFDNKKTRVAREASDHMAAFRNVWDLFLINCRKRFIPRDCVTVGEQLVPFQGRCKFLQHVPSRPNKSGIKIFWMCDAEVPYAIDGVIYTGRQPGEETEENLTENTVLRLSNGLQQKGLNITMDSYITSVPLAEKLFEKSLTMVGALHHKNPHVPPIMKPSKLRALHTSEFGFCGKVFMVSYVPKLKKAAILLSTMHTSNALNETSAKNKPEVIQYYNRTKGGVSSVKLMAENYTCKRQTKRWPMLLWYNMLDIAIVNSYCIFTAQHPSFIGGGHNTQRLFVKELVKELVVPQIHRRREESPGLSMIILEAMDRCGMSTSLSAVNFELQEQSCQNRIRKRCYYCPSGRDRKVSKFCSECSRPVCKDHSHMLVICYRCMP from the exons ATGGAGCAAGGTTTGCCATCTGCGAAAGCAGTTTCTCAGCACTTCATGAATGGATGGTTAAAAAGCGAAGAGGACAGTTCACTGACCTTGCAATCAGACTTCATTAAGTCAGAAATACAAGTTAAAGTGGAACCTGATCAAGATGACTCTTCAATGCTTGATGTGAACGAGTTAGGAACACTTTCTCGTTCTCAGGGGAATGTTAAAGAGGAGTTTTTGGACCTTGGTCTGCAAATCTTACCAACTGGCCTAATGCCTCCAGTTGAGATGGAAGAAGAGCTTGAAATCACAGCGAACACACACACTTCTCCAGATAAACCTCTGAATAGAAGAACTGATGCATcaagcaaaagaaagaaatgcacaGACAAGAAAAGAAcatcaagaaaaagaaaatcaacaGAGCCATCAGAACAAGTTAAACCAACTAAAATGAATTCTGATGTGTCAAGTGAAAGAATGAAATCTTTAATAATGCAGGGAAACGCCGCACAACATCCAGAGAAAGCAG ttttgtcTATGGTGTGCCTTAAAAAGCCTGCAGCTGAGGTTACAAATACACTAAGAGAAGAATATGAATCCATTGCTGCCCCGGATTTGGAATCTGAGGTCTCTGATAGTGATGGCCCGGATTTGACAGAAGGTCAGGAAACTGTCCTCACAGACTTCGAGTTCTCATCTGAGGAATCTAGTGATGAAGAGAGTGAAGATCGCTCGAGTCGATGGAGCAAAGGAGACTCTTATTGGAGCAAATATCCTCCTCAAAGCGAAACCATGACCTCACAGAGCTGTCCAGGGCCTGCACCAGGGTCTTCAGTAGAGACACCTAAAGATGCCTGGGAACTTTTCATGAGCGAAAACATCATTGATGAGATCCTGCAATGCACCAACTTGGGTGGACTGAGAGCAGCATTAGCAAAAGGCAAAGTGTGGCAAAAGATCACTAAAGAGGAGCTAAAAGCCTTTATTGGTCTGAGCCTTCTCATTGGTGTGGAGAGAAGTTGCGATGTCCCAATCCGGGAACTGTTTATGGATCCGTTACAGAACCCGCTGTATAGAGCTACCATGTCTGTGGGTAGATATCAAGACCTTCACAGATTCCTGCAATTTGACAACAAGAAAACCAGGGTGGCAAGAGAGGCATCAGACCACATGGCAGCCTTCCGAAATGTGTGGGACCTGTTCCTGATCAACTGCAGGAAAAGGTTCATTCCGAGGGATTGTGTCACTGTGGGTGAGCAGCTTGTGCCATTCCAGGGAAGATGCAAGTTTCTTCAACACGTGCCAAGCCGCCCTAACAAGAGTGGCATAAAAATCTTTTGGATGTGCGATGCTGAGGTCCCCTACGCCATTGATGGGGTCATCTACACAGGCAGACAGCCGGGAGAGGAGACTGAGGAGAACCTTACAGAGAACACAGTCCTGAGATTGTCCAATGGACTTCAGCAAAAAG GTCTCAACATTACAATGGACAGCTACATCACCAGTGTCCCTCTGGCAGAGAAGCTTTTCGAGAAAAGCTTGACCATGGTTGGGGCCCTTCACCATAAGAATCCACATGTGCCGCCGATTATGAAGCCATCCAAGTTACGAGCACTACATACCTCCGAGTTTGGCTTTTGTGGCAAAGTCTTCATGGTGAGCTATGTGCCAAAACTAAAAAAGGCAGCGATTCTGTTGAGTACAATGCATACCAGCAATGCGCTGAATGAAACAAGTGCTAAAAACAAGCCAGAGGTCATTCAGTACTACAACCGCACCAAAGGAGGAGTCAGCAGCGTTAAGCTAATGGCTGAAAATTATACTTGCAAGCGCCAAACAAAGAGATGGCCTATGCTGCTTTGGTATAACATGTTGGATATTGCCATTGTAAACTCCTACTGCATTTTCACTGCTCAGCACCCTAGCTTCATAGGAGGTGGTCATAACACCCAGCGGTTGTTCGTAAAAGAGCTAGTGAAAGAGCTTGTAGTGCCTCAGATACATAGGCGCAGAGAAGAAAGCCCTGGATTATCCATGATCATTCTTGAGGCCATGGACAGATGTGGGATGTCCACATCATTGTCAGCTGTCAATTTCGAGCTGCAAGAACAGAGCTGTCAGAACAGAATAAGAAAAAGATGTTATTACTGTCCGTCTGGAAGAGACAGAAAAGTGAGCAAGTTCTGTAGTGAATGCAGTCGCCCTGTCTGCAAAGATCACAGTCACATGTTGGTGATTTGCTACCGGTGCATGCCTTAA
- the LOC131552151 gene encoding LOW QUALITY PROTEIN: peroxisomal N(1)-acetyl-spermine/spermidine oxidase-like (The sequence of the model RefSeq protein was modified relative to this genomic sequence to represent the inferred CDS: inserted 1 base in 1 codon), which yields MALRSARDSQIFIIGCGISGIGAAQKLLKHGFHNVHIIEATARSGGRIRTGRLGDNFVEIGANWIHGPSKENPVFRLACDYQLLDKESMSEENQAIDVGGHPLFVPNWFTSSGRKLGLEMMGPVVEFFMKLLERVNSSMTAVEXPLPSVGEFVKAEVERLAPEEWKEDQANTEIKMAMINTLLKLECCVSGTHTMDDVGLGAFGMYKTLPGLDCTFPGGYEGLIDHMMKELPKDIVLYNKPVKCIHWNYTKNGPSGTSFPVTIECVNGETFAADHVIVTVPLGYLKKHQSTFLSPPLPLHKLHSIQKMGFGTNNKIFLEFEQPFWDEDCELIYLVWEDETHLADVVSDVKMSWIRKLIGFTVLKPTERYGHVLCGWIAGRESEYMETLSEHEVLHSVTQLLRIFTGNPTITPRKLLRSQWFHEPYSCGSYSYAAKGCSGYDIDNLAEPLPLKGSNSKSLQVLFSGEATHRSFFSTVHGALLSGWREAERLISHYTPASGSFSSKL from the exons ATGGCGCTACGTTCAGCTCGTGATTCTCAGATATTCATAATCGGATGCGGCATCTCAGGAATTGGTGCAGCTCAGAAATTACTTAAACACGGTTTTCATAATGTACACATCATAGAAGCGACTGCGAGAAGCGGGGGGAGAATACGAACGGGCAGACTGG GTGATAACTTTGTAGAAATTGGTGCCAACTGGATCCATGGTCCATCGAAGGAAAACCCAGTGTTTCGTTTGGCATGTGACTACCAGCTCCTTGACAAAGAGTCAATGTCTGAAGAAAACCAGGCTATTGATGTTGGAGGTCATCCTCTGTTTGTTCCCAACTGGTTTACCAGTTCAGGTCGAAAACTGGGGCTTGAGATGATGGGGCCAGTGGTGGAGTTTTTCATGAAATTACTGGAAAGAGTCAACAGTTCCATGACAGCGGTGG AACCTCTGCCGAGTGTTGGGGAGTTTGTCAAGGCAGAGGTTGAACGACTGGCCCCAGAGGAGTGGAAGGAGGACCAGGctaacactgaaataaaaatggccATGATAAACACACTGCTCAAGCTGGAGTGCTGTGTCAGTGGAACCCACACGATGGATGATGTAGGCCTGGGAGCCTTCGGCATGTATAAGACTCTTCCAGGATTGGATTGCACTTTCCCAGG AGGTTATGAAGGTTTAATTGATCACATGATGAAGGAACTTCCCAAGGACATAGTCTTGTACAACAAGCCAGTGAAGTGCATTCACTGGAACTACACTAAGAATGGACCATCAGGAACATCATTTCCTGTTACGATTGAATGTGTGAATGGAGAGACATTTGCAGCAGACCATGTTATTGTCACTGTCCCACTGG GATACCTGAAGAAGCACCAGAGCACTTTTCTGAGCCCTCCTCTTCCACTGCATAAATTGCACTCCATCCAGAAAATGGGCTTTGGGACCAACAACAAGATCTTTCTTGAGTTCGAGCAGCCTTTCTGGGATGAAGACTGTGAATTGATCTACCTCGTCTGGGAGGACGAGACACATCTTGCTGATGTTGTTTCTGATGTAAAGATGTCCTGGATCAGAAAGTTAATTGGGTTCACTGTGCTGAAGCCCACAGAGAG GTATGGGCATGTGCTTTGTGGATGGATCGCAGGACGGGAGTCTGAGTACATGGAAACTCTCTCTGAGCATGAAGTGCTGCACAGTGTCACACAGCTCCTGCGCATATTTACTG gAAATCCAACTATTACACCAAGGAAGCTTTTAAGATCTCAGTGGTTCCATGAACCCTATTCCTGTGGATCTTACTCCTATGCGGCCAAAGGTTGCTCAGGATATGACATAGATAACCTTGCTGAACCCTTGCCGCTGAAAGGCTCAAATTCTAAG TCTTTGCAGGTGTTATTTTCAGGAGAAGCCACACACAGGTCGTTCTTCTCTACAGTTCATGGAGCGTTGCTGAGCGGCTGGAGAGAAGCAGAGCGTCTTATATCTCACTACACTCCTGCCTCTGGGTCATTCTCATCTAAACTCTGA
- the LOC131552157 gene encoding peroxisomal N(1)-acetyl-spermine/spermidine oxidase-like — MVITLQRSAPTGSMAHQRKTQCFVWHVNTSFLTKSQCLKKIRPLFVPNWFTSSGRKLRPEKLRPVVEFFINLLKRSQQFHDSGGEPLPSVGEFVKAEVERLAPEEWKEDQANTALRLGMINTLLKLECCVSGTHTMDDVGLIGLM, encoded by the exons ATG GTGATAACATTGCAGAGATCGGCGCCAACTGGATCCATGGCCCACCAAAGGAAAACCCAGTGTTTCGTTTGGCATGTGAATACCAGCTTCTTGACAAAAAGTCAATGTCTGAAGAAAATCAGGCCATTGTTTGTTCCTAACTGGTTTACCAGTTCAGGTCGGAAACTGAGGCCTGAGAAACTGAGGCCAGTGGTGGAGTTTTTTATAAACTTATTGAAAAGGAGTCAACAGTTCCATGACAGCGGTGGAGAACCTCTGCCGAGTGTTGGGGAGTTTGTCAAGGCAGAGGTTGAACGACTGGCCCCAGAAGAGTGGAAGGAGGACCAGGCTAACACTGCATTAAGACTGGGCATGATAAACACACTGCTGAAGCTGGAGTGCTGTGTCAGTGGAACCCACACGATGGATGATGTAGGCCTGATAGGCCTGATGTAA